In Streptomyces sp. DG2A-72, one genomic interval encodes:
- a CDS encoding nuclear transport factor 2 family protein, producing MESNTLTVARRYVAAVSAKDFAAVADLFAADIVWHQPGDNAVSGTYSGGAAVGEMFAAQMTATEGTFELQLTGDAMVNGALVAIPVRFSAKRAGSEMSMDGVDVLRVEGDKIAEVWLFSADQQAEDAFWGVG from the coding sequence ATGGAGTCCAACACCCTCACCGTCGCCCGCCGCTACGTCGCCGCCGTGTCCGCAAAGGACTTCGCCGCCGTCGCCGACCTGTTCGCGGCCGACATCGTGTGGCACCAGCCCGGCGACAACGCGGTCTCCGGCACCTACAGCGGCGGGGCCGCGGTGGGCGAGATGTTCGCCGCCCAGATGACCGCCACTGAGGGGACCTTCGAACTGCAGCTGACCGGCGACGCCATGGTCAACGGCGCGCTGGTCGCGATCCCTGTCCGCTTCTCGGCCAAGCGCGCCGGCAGTGAGATGTCGATGGACGGGGTCGACGTGCTGAGGGTCGAGGGCGACAAGATCGCGGAGGTGTGGCTGTTCTCCGCCGACCAGCAGGCCGAGGACGCCTTCTGGGGCGTCGGCTGA
- a CDS encoding ABC transporter substrate-binding protein, which translates to MTPAPSRRRLLTAAGALAFGPLLAACGSGDTEAREPGASKGGPWSFKDDRGRTVRTDAIPKNIVAFVSAAAALHDYGITCTGVFGPTEPVDGKPNPQAGDMDVSKLTSLGTAWGQFSVEKYAALQPDLLISNMFPAPDLWFVPEESRAKIEALAPTVGISVARTSLLNPLKRTAELAESLGADLSAKKVVDDKARFEEAVETLRGAARANGGLKVMAITGDSENFYVAVPDSYSDLNYFKDLGVDFVEGKKSDEWGFWEFLSWENVDKYDADLIMVDNRSSAMTPDQLAAKATWRQLPAVKAGQTTPWSMEERFSYAGFAPVVERLATAVEKAQKVT; encoded by the coding sequence ATGACCCCCGCCCCCTCCCGTCGCCGCCTCCTCACCGCCGCCGGTGCGCTCGCCTTCGGGCCCCTCCTCGCCGCCTGCGGCAGTGGGGACACGGAGGCGAGGGAACCAGGGGCGAGCAAGGGTGGGCCCTGGTCGTTCAAGGACGACCGTGGCCGTACGGTCCGTACCGACGCGATACCGAAGAACATCGTCGCGTTCGTCAGTGCCGCCGCCGCGCTCCACGACTACGGCATCACGTGCACCGGCGTCTTCGGTCCCACCGAGCCGGTGGACGGGAAGCCGAATCCGCAGGCCGGTGACATGGACGTGAGCAAGCTGACCAGTCTGGGCACCGCCTGGGGACAGTTCAGCGTCGAGAAGTACGCCGCGCTCCAGCCGGATCTGCTGATCAGCAACATGTTCCCGGCGCCGGATCTCTGGTTCGTTCCCGAGGAGAGCCGGGCGAAGATCGAGGCGCTCGCACCAACCGTCGGTATCAGCGTCGCCCGTACCTCGCTGCTGAACCCGCTGAAGCGGACCGCCGAGCTGGCGGAATCCCTCGGCGCCGACCTGAGCGCGAAGAAGGTCGTCGACGACAAAGCCCGCTTCGAAGAGGCCGTCGAGACCCTGCGCGGCGCCGCTCGGGCCAATGGCGGGCTCAAGGTCATGGCGATCACCGGGGACAGCGAGAACTTCTACGTCGCCGTGCCGGACTCGTACAGCGACCTGAACTACTTCAAGGATCTCGGCGTGGACTTCGTCGAGGGCAAGAAGTCCGACGAGTGGGGCTTCTGGGAGTTCCTCAGCTGGGAGAACGTCGACAAGTACGACGCCGATCTCATCATGGTCGACAACCGCTCCAGCGCGATGACCCCCGACCAGCTCGCCGCGAAGGCCACCTGGCGCCAGCTCCCCGCGGTCAAGGCCGGCCAGACCACCCCGTGGTCGATGGAGGAGCGCTTCAGCTACGCCGGGTTCGCCCCCGTCGTCGAACGTCTCGCCACCGCCGTGGAGAAGGCGCAGAAGGTCACCTGA
- a CDS encoding AraC family transcriptional regulator gives MAPLSAVSGELSRLTTLVRSGDLEEIREIISQAYSPYELQCLGDPREFSAWYAESGFPGITVSGLSYGSPDLYAETLIRPQPLGTYLLMCEVVRGRVRVSSPGREETCVGPGETYVLDPYRSFQVHWSPGAQMVTVRLAKEAVERAAADALGLDAPVRARFALGGPVSPQAGRTWAGISETVRREVLGDGIARTNPLVAAQLTQTAAGLLVATQRLITPGVDARRTGTVSHAAVRRAMTLVEEEPDRPHTLADLATRARVSPRALQEAFRRHLETTPLGYLREVRLERAHQDLMAAARDGSATVSEIAHRWGFGNLGRFAAQYRQRYGHPPSRTLGG, from the coding sequence ATGGCACCGCTCAGCGCCGTGTCCGGCGAACTGAGCAGGCTGACCACCCTCGTGCGCAGCGGCGACCTCGAGGAGATCCGGGAGATCATCAGCCAGGCGTACAGCCCGTACGAGCTGCAGTGCCTGGGCGATCCACGGGAGTTCTCGGCGTGGTACGCGGAGAGCGGGTTCCCCGGGATCACGGTCTCCGGACTGTCGTACGGCTCCCCGGACCTCTACGCGGAGACCCTGATCCGGCCTCAGCCGCTCGGCACCTACCTGCTGATGTGCGAGGTCGTCCGCGGCCGGGTCAGGGTGAGTTCGCCCGGGCGTGAGGAGACTTGCGTCGGCCCCGGCGAGACCTACGTGCTGGATCCGTACCGTAGCTTCCAGGTGCACTGGTCGCCCGGCGCGCAGATGGTCACCGTGCGGCTGGCGAAGGAGGCCGTGGAGCGGGCCGCGGCCGACGCACTGGGCCTGGACGCCCCGGTACGGGCCCGGTTCGCACTCGGCGGGCCCGTCTCACCGCAGGCCGGCCGCACCTGGGCCGGTATCTCCGAGACCGTACGCCGCGAGGTGCTCGGCGACGGCATCGCCCGCACCAACCCGCTCGTCGCCGCGCAGCTGACGCAGACCGCGGCCGGGCTGCTGGTCGCCACCCAGCGCCTGATCACCCCGGGCGTCGACGCCCGCCGCACCGGCACCGTCTCGCACGCCGCCGTGCGCCGCGCGATGACCCTGGTCGAGGAGGAGCCCGACCGCCCGCACACGCTCGCCGACCTGGCGACGAGGGCCCGGGTCAGCCCGCGCGCCCTGCAGGAGGCCTTCCGTCGGCACCTCGAGACCACTCCCCTCGGCTACCTCCGCGAGGTCCGCCTCGAACGCGCTCATCAGGACCTGATGGCGGCCGCCCGCGACGGCTCGGCCACCGTCTCCGAGATCGCCCACCGCTGGGGCTTCGGCAACCTCGGCCGGTTCGCGGCGCAGTACCGGCAGCGGTACGGGCATCCGCCGTCGCGGACGCTGGGTGGCTGA
- a CDS encoding magnesium and cobalt transport protein CorA: protein MSMADSLRKVARLARRGRRVDLSHPARSPLGSAVVNCVVYRDGIREQAADTVEESVARVRKAALAESATALQRRKGARGTARSTTTLPQPTADNSRHSPRDAWQSHTGFVWLGLHEPTETEFARIAELFDLHPLAVEDAVLAHQRPKVEQYGDVLFAVFKTVTYVEHAELTATSEVVDTGEIMVFAGPDFVVTVRHGRHGSLGLLREDLESDPRQLAQGPAAVLHAIADHVVDDYLTVTDSLQNDIDQVESDVFSPWDGRGGDAGRIYQLKRELLEFKRAVVPLDRPMNRLATDPTCSVAPGIRAYFRDVSDHLTRVTEQIHAFDGLLDSILQAHLAQVTVAQNEDARKITAWAAIIAVPTMVCGVYGMNFRYMPELHWTFGYPLAMAVIATACFFTHRGFKRKGWL from the coding sequence ATGTCGATGGCCGACAGCCTGCGCAAAGTCGCCCGCCTCGCGCGGCGCGGGCGACGCGTGGACCTGAGCCACCCGGCGCGCTCCCCGCTCGGCTCCGCCGTGGTCAACTGCGTCGTCTATCGCGACGGCATCCGGGAACAGGCCGCCGACACGGTCGAGGAATCCGTCGCCCGGGTCCGCAAAGCGGCCCTGGCGGAATCGGCTACGGCTCTGCAGCGCCGCAAAGGGGCGCGGGGAACTGCGCGATCAACCACGACGTTGCCGCAGCCGACCGCCGACAATTCGCGGCACTCCCCTCGGGACGCTTGGCAGAGCCACACCGGCTTCGTCTGGCTCGGTCTGCACGAGCCCACCGAGACCGAGTTCGCGCGGATCGCCGAACTGTTCGACCTGCATCCGCTCGCCGTCGAGGACGCCGTCCTCGCCCATCAGCGGCCCAAGGTCGAGCAGTACGGCGACGTCCTGTTCGCCGTCTTCAAGACGGTGACGTACGTCGAGCACGCCGAACTCACCGCGACCAGCGAGGTCGTCGACACCGGCGAGATCATGGTGTTCGCGGGACCCGACTTCGTGGTCACCGTGCGCCACGGCCGCCATGGCTCCCTCGGCCTGCTGCGCGAGGACCTGGAATCCGACCCGCGGCAGCTCGCCCAGGGTCCGGCGGCCGTCCTGCACGCCATCGCCGACCATGTCGTCGACGACTACCTGACCGTCACCGACTCCCTCCAGAACGACATCGACCAGGTCGAGAGCGATGTCTTCTCCCCGTGGGACGGCCGCGGCGGCGACGCCGGCCGGATCTACCAGCTCAAGCGCGAACTGCTCGAATTCAAGCGGGCGGTGGTCCCGCTGGACCGCCCCATGAACCGGCTCGCGACCGACCCGACCTGCTCGGTCGCCCCCGGGATACGGGCCTACTTCCGGGACGTGTCCGACCACCTCACCCGCGTCACCGAGCAGATACACGCCTTCGACGGCCTCCTCGACTCCATCCTCCAGGCCCATCTCGCGCAGGTGACCGTCGCCCAGAACGAGGACGCCCGCAAGATCACCGCCTGGGCCGCGATCATCGCCGTACCGACGATGGTGTGCGGCGTCTACGGCATGAACTTCCGGTACATGCCCGAACTCCACTGGACCTTCGGCTACCCGCTCGCCATGGCTGTCATCGCGACGGCCTGCTTCTTCACCCACCGCGGCTTCAAGCGAAAGGGCTGGCTGTAG
- a CDS encoding copper resistance CopC/CopD family protein gives MLLCAVLVLLVLGGAGTASAHAALRSTDPADGSVLKSAPGELTLTFTESVGLLDDSVRILDPSGHRLRLGEAEHVPGRADAVRVSLPAKADTGTFTVAWRVVSADSHPVSGAFTFSVGKPSATAATVDTGPVEDPVTGSLWDLARYLAYLAGALLIGAAVFVVACRPPDPERLNKPLWAAWWTLLGATLALLVLRAPYETGTGPATAFDASALGSTMSGRPGALLLARLGLLAVAAVLLRRGLSALPQRRLSQVPGAALAVGLALTWAAAEHASAGIQVPVAITSTALHLLATAVWLGGLGALLITLRRGSSCAPTVARFSRLAFASVTVLVVTGVYQSWRGLGSWSAFTDTSYGRTLVVKLIAVALLLAAAGFSRRWTTKALAVEAETVVRERVPEPGAVVRVLVPEPGAVVRERVPEPGAVVRERVPEPVGGPPSLPEPPDPAPPAAADHRLLRRSVLAEVGVAAVVLLITTVLTGTLPGRAEAEAAQTAPAGALPAASVTTVPFDAGTGGRGKVQITLDPGRTGDNSVEAVVYGADGGLAIVPELRISFSLPAQDIGPIDAELTDKGGYWGNGSLTLPVAGEWEMKVTVRVSEIDQVSESRPVRIES, from the coding sequence GTGCTGCTATGCGCCGTGCTGGTCCTGCTCGTCCTCGGCGGCGCGGGAACGGCGTCGGCGCATGCCGCACTCCGTTCCACCGACCCGGCCGACGGAAGCGTCCTCAAGTCAGCTCCCGGTGAACTCACCCTGACCTTCACGGAGTCGGTCGGTCTGCTCGACGACTCCGTGCGCATCCTGGACCCCAGCGGCCACCGGCTGCGCCTCGGTGAGGCGGAGCATGTGCCGGGCCGTGCGGACGCGGTGCGGGTGAGCCTGCCCGCGAAGGCGGACACCGGGACGTTCACGGTGGCCTGGCGCGTGGTGTCGGCGGACAGCCATCCGGTCTCGGGCGCCTTCACCTTCTCCGTGGGCAAGCCCTCCGCGACGGCCGCCACGGTGGACACCGGCCCGGTCGAGGACCCGGTGACCGGCAGCCTCTGGGACCTCGCCCGCTACCTCGCCTATCTCGCCGGCGCCCTGCTCATCGGCGCGGCCGTGTTCGTCGTGGCCTGCCGCCCGCCTGACCCCGAGCGCCTGAACAAGCCCCTGTGGGCCGCCTGGTGGACCCTGCTCGGCGCCACCCTCGCCCTGCTGGTGCTGCGCGCCCCGTACGAGACGGGCACGGGACCGGCGACCGCCTTCGACGCCTCCGCGCTGGGCAGCACGATGTCCGGTCGGCCGGGTGCCTTGCTGCTGGCGCGGCTGGGGCTGCTGGCGGTCGCGGCGGTCCTGCTGCGCAGGGGCCTTTCCGCGCTGCCACAGCGGCGCCTCTCGCAGGTGCCCGGCGCCGCCCTCGCCGTCGGCCTCGCGCTGACCTGGGCGGCGGCCGAGCACGCGTCCGCCGGGATCCAGGTGCCGGTGGCGATCACCTCGACCGCGCTGCATCTGCTGGCGACGGCGGTCTGGCTGGGCGGGCTGGGCGCCCTGCTCATCACCCTCCGCCGGGGCTCGTCCTGCGCCCCGACGGTCGCCCGCTTCTCCCGGCTCGCCTTCGCCTCCGTGACCGTCCTGGTCGTCACCGGCGTCTACCAGTCCTGGCGCGGGCTGGGCTCCTGGAGCGCCTTCACCGACACGTCGTACGGGCGGACCCTGGTCGTCAAGCTGATCGCGGTGGCGTTGCTGCTGGCGGCGGCCGGGTTCTCGCGGAGGTGGACGACGAAGGCACTCGCGGTGGAGGCGGAGACGGTCGTACGGGAACGGGTGCCGGAGCCGGGGGCGGTCGTACGGGTACTGGTGCCGGAGCCGGGGGCGGTCGTACGGGAACGGGTGCCGGAGCCGGGGGCGGTCGTACGGGAACGGGTGCCGGAGCCGGTCGGCGGCCCGCCGTCCCTCCCGGAGCCGCCGGACCCCGCCCCACCGGCCGCTGCGGACCACCGTCTGCTGCGCCGGTCCGTGCTGGCCGAAGTCGGCGTCGCCGCCGTGGTGCTGCTGATCACGACCGTGCTCACCGGGACGCTGCCGGGCCGGGCGGAGGCCGAGGCGGCGCAGACGGCACCGGCCGGTGCGCTGCCCGCCGCGTCCGTCACCACCGTCCCCTTCGACGCCGGCACGGGCGGCCGGGGCAAGGTGCAGATCACCCTCGACCCGGGCCGCACCGGCGACAACTCCGTGGAGGCCGTCGTCTACGGCGCCGACGGCGGCCTGGCCATCGTCCCCGAACTCCGCATCTCCTTCAGCCTCCCCGCCCAGGACATCGGCCCGATCGACGCCGAGCTGACGGACAAGGGCGGCTACTGGGGGAACGGTTCGCTCACGTTGCCGGTGGCCGGGGAGTGGGAGATGAAGGTGACGGTGCGGGTGTCCGAGATCGATCAGGTGAGTGAGTCGCGGCCGGTGCGGATCGAGTCGTAG
- a CDS encoding SDR family NAD(P)-dependent oxidoreductase, with translation MTLLEGQTALVTGASGGIGRGIALRFAEEGAAVALHCRTAVEAARAVAYRIEELGRRAVVLQGDLSDADACRRVVREAAAWASGPLTALVNNAGVQPTQPLPGMAAQEWRAVVDTNLSSVFACTQAAAELMRESGGGSVTHIASIEAHQPAPLHAHYSASKAGVVMHARAAALEYGPFGIRVNTVSPGLIEREGLAEDWPEGVERWERAAPAGRLGRPEDVGDACVFLASPLASWITGHDLVVDGGVSARPTW, from the coding sequence ATGACTCTGCTCGAAGGACAGACCGCCCTTGTCACGGGCGCGTCCGGAGGCATCGGACGCGGGATCGCGCTGCGGTTCGCCGAGGAGGGCGCGGCGGTCGCGCTGCACTGCCGTACGGCCGTGGAGGCGGCGCGCGCGGTGGCGTACCGGATCGAGGAGCTCGGCCGCCGGGCCGTCGTCCTGCAGGGCGATCTGTCCGACGCGGACGCCTGCCGGCGGGTCGTGCGCGAGGCCGCCGCGTGGGCCTCCGGGCCGCTGACCGCGCTGGTCAACAACGCGGGCGTACAGCCGACGCAGCCGCTGCCCGGGATGGCGGCTCAGGAGTGGCGGGCGGTCGTGGACACCAATCTGTCGAGTGTCTTCGCCTGTACGCAGGCCGCCGCGGAGCTCATGCGGGAGAGCGGGGGCGGCAGCGTGACGCACATCGCCTCCATCGAGGCCCACCAGCCGGCTCCGCTGCACGCCCACTACTCCGCGTCCAAGGCCGGTGTGGTCATGCATGCGCGGGCGGCGGCCCTGGAGTACGGGCCGTTCGGGATCCGCGTCAACACGGTCTCGCCCGGGCTGATCGAGCGGGAGGGGCTGGCGGAGGACTGGCCGGAGGGGGTGGAGCGCTGGGAACGGGCAGCCCCCGCCGGGCGGCTCGGGCGGCCCGAGGACGTCGGCGACGCGTGCGTGTTCCTCGCCTCGCCCCTCGCGTCCTGGATTACCGGGCACGACCTGGTCGTGGACGGAGGGGTGTCCGCGCGGCCGACGTGGTGA
- a CDS encoding cupin domain-containing protein → MTPEDLIAHYGLQPIPREGGLFRQTWAGPERADGRPDGTAIVALLTAAPDDFSALHRLPTDEVWHFYLGDPLQLLLLAPDGTSRTVVLGPDVLGGQHPQFTVPARTWMGARVVAGGDWALFGCTMVPGFTYQDYEHGDVADLTARYPAEAARIVELCRP, encoded by the coding sequence GTGACCCCGGAAGACCTGATCGCCCACTACGGACTACAGCCCATACCGCGCGAGGGCGGGCTGTTCCGGCAGACCTGGGCCGGGCCCGAGCGGGCGGACGGGCGGCCCGACGGCACGGCCATAGTCGCCCTGCTGACGGCCGCACCGGACGACTTCTCGGCCCTGCACCGGCTGCCCACCGACGAGGTCTGGCACTTCTATCTCGGCGATCCGCTCCAGTTGCTGCTGCTCGCCCCGGACGGCACCTCGCGGACGGTCGTGCTGGGTCCGGACGTACTCGGCGGGCAGCACCCGCAGTTCACCGTCCCGGCCCGCACCTGGATGGGCGCGCGGGTGGTCGCGGGCGGTGATTGGGCCCTCTTCGGCTGCACCATGGTGCCCGGCTTCACCTACCAGGACTACGAGCACGGGGACGTGGCCGACCTCACGGCGCGCTACCCGGCCGAGGCCGCCCGCATCGTGGAACTGTGCCGTCCATGA
- a CDS encoding GNAT family N-acetyltransferase, whose product MSDTHAPTRQAVHEQQADGLGTIRVLPLDARADAEVVHGWVSEERASFWGMNGLTRDQVAESYAHMDTLDTHHAYLVVRDTEPVAVLQTYEPNADRVGHCYEVQPGDIGVHLLLAPAGAQGARSGWTAALVGALVSYVLLGLDRRRIVVDPDVRNEKAVARFLKLGFTAGPEVVLPEVDLPDVYLPEKCAQLAFLTREVAFPG is encoded by the coding sequence ATGTCTGACACGCACGCCCCCACTCGCCAGGCCGTCCACGAGCAGCAGGCCGACGGCCTCGGCACCATCCGCGTGCTGCCCCTCGACGCCCGGGCCGACGCCGAAGTGGTGCATGGCTGGGTGAGTGAGGAGCGGGCCTCCTTCTGGGGCATGAACGGGCTCACCCGGGACCAAGTGGCCGAGAGCTACGCCCACATGGACACGCTCGACACCCACCACGCCTACCTGGTGGTGCGGGACACGGAACCGGTCGCGGTGCTGCAGACGTACGAGCCGAACGCCGACCGGGTCGGCCACTGCTACGAGGTCCAGCCCGGCGACATCGGGGTGCATCTGCTGCTCGCGCCCGCCGGAGCACAGGGCGCGCGGTCCGGCTGGACCGCGGCGCTGGTCGGCGCGCTCGTCTCGTACGTGCTGCTCGGCCTGGACCGGCGCCGGATCGTGGTCGATCCCGACGTGCGAAACGAGAAGGCGGTCGCCCGCTTCCTGAAGCTGGGCTTCACCGCCGGACCCGAGGTCGTCCTGCCGGAGGTCGACCTCCCTGATGTGTATCTGCCCGAGAAGTGCGCCCAACTGGCCTTCCTCACCCGGGAGGTAGCCTTTCCCGGGTGA
- a CDS encoding penicillin acylase family protein: MTAEIYRDAWGIPHLRAGGVADLARAQGRVTALDRAWQLEVERHRAQGTSASFLGAGALPWDLLARRARIDDTARRCFDALDSDTADWVRAYVDGVNEGLAEGAQRAPEFARAGAGLCRYAAPPRGATSHDGAAADRRHIPATSAEPLAPGRWEPWTPLGVWLAVHLLFAGFPAKLWREQVVRQLGEDAVGLFAADGPGTSGSNGWLVGGERTTTGAAVIAGDPHRFIEDPGIYQQIHLSCPEFDVVGIAVPGVPGIAHFGHTGTVAWAITNAMADYQDLYRERLRRTGAGVEALGPDGTWVRAPRHTEVIEVAGEEPVPVEVIETERGPVIIGGPEGLDDGTPEAVSLRYPPRVTGDLGFDALLPLLRARRVVDVDRAFDRWAEPVNVVMAADTEGGLLHRVAGKVPVRGTANRTRLVPAWEPGHEWQGWHEMPYGELTDGTAVMANQRGPSTPLGVEFAAAHRADRIAALLKEKEKWTAGDMPAIHMDTHLGSAGALLEHLAALDDLTPEATALRDRLLAWDRRMDADSTEAAAYAAVRGAVVRRLAEHPAFVALAVPPAYPEAFLPWLALGPRIGFALGHLLRAEELYGIDRPATVRAAVEEVAGRLPGTWGESHRLAPWRALPGTSYDEPGLSGDHDCVLCTSSVPGTTDLAARGPAARYVWDLARREDSGWAVPFGASGVPGSAHHRDQLPLWTRGDLVPVVTDFDALIKETDV, encoded by the coding sequence GTGACCGCCGAGATCTACCGCGACGCCTGGGGAATCCCGCATCTGCGAGCCGGCGGCGTGGCCGACCTCGCCCGTGCGCAGGGCCGCGTCACCGCACTCGACCGGGCCTGGCAGCTGGAGGTCGAACGGCACCGCGCCCAGGGCACCTCCGCCTCCTTCCTCGGCGCCGGCGCCCTCCCCTGGGACCTCCTCGCGAGACGGGCCCGCATCGACGACACCGCGAGACGGTGCTTCGACGCCCTGGACTCCGATACGGCGGACTGGGTACGGGCGTACGTCGACGGCGTCAACGAAGGGCTGGCGGAAGGGGCCCAACGCGCCCCCGAGTTCGCCCGTGCGGGCGCGGGGCTGTGTCGATATGCGGCTCCGCCGCGGGGCGCGACCAGCCACGATGGCGCCGCGGCGGACCGACGGCATATCCCGGCAACTTCAGCGGAGCCCTTGGCTCCCGGCCGCTGGGAGCCCTGGACCCCGCTGGGCGTCTGGCTCGCCGTCCACCTCCTGTTCGCCGGGTTCCCGGCCAAGCTCTGGCGTGAGCAGGTCGTCCGGCAGCTCGGCGAGGACGCGGTCGGCCTGTTCGCCGCCGACGGGCCCGGCACCTCCGGCAGCAACGGCTGGCTGGTGGGCGGTGAGCGGACCACGACCGGTGCCGCCGTCATCGCCGGGGACCCGCACCGGTTCATCGAGGATCCCGGTATATACCAGCAGATCCACCTCTCCTGCCCCGAGTTCGACGTGGTCGGCATCGCCGTCCCCGGCGTCCCCGGCATCGCCCACTTCGGCCACACCGGCACGGTCGCCTGGGCCATCACCAACGCGATGGCCGACTACCAGGACCTGTACCGGGAGCGGCTGCGGCGGACGGGCGCGGGCGTCGAGGCGCTCGGCCCGGACGGCACCTGGGTGCGGGCTCCCCGGCACACGGAGGTCATCGAGGTCGCGGGCGAGGAACCGGTCCCGGTCGAGGTGATCGAGACCGAGCGCGGACCGGTGATCATCGGCGGCCCCGAAGGGCTCGACGACGGGACGCCCGAAGCCGTCAGCCTCCGCTACCCGCCCCGCGTCACCGGCGACCTCGGCTTCGACGCTCTCCTCCCCCTCCTGCGCGCCCGCCGGGTCGTCGACGTGGACCGTGCCTTCGACCGCTGGGCCGAGCCCGTGAACGTCGTCATGGCCGCCGACACCGAGGGCGGCCTGCTGCATCGCGTGGCAGGCAAGGTGCCGGTGCGCGGCACCGCCAACCGCACCCGCCTCGTGCCTGCTTGGGAGCCCGGTCACGAGTGGCAGGGCTGGCACGAGATGCCGTACGGCGAACTCACCGACGGCACCGCGGTGATGGCGAACCAGCGCGGCCCCTCCACGCCCCTCGGCGTCGAGTTCGCCGCGGCGCACCGCGCCGACCGCATCGCCGCCCTCCTGAAGGAGAAGGAGAAGTGGACGGCGGGGGACATGCCCGCGATCCACATGGACACCCATCTCGGCTCCGCCGGGGCCCTGTTGGAGCACCTCGCCGCCCTCGACGACCTCACCCCCGAGGCCACCGCCCTGCGGGACCGTCTCCTCGCCTGGGACAGGCGCATGGACGCGGACAGCACGGAGGCAGCCGCCTATGCGGCGGTGCGCGGAGCCGTCGTACGGCGGCTCGCCGAGCACCCCGCGTTCGTCGCCCTCGCCGTCCCGCCCGCCTACCCGGAGGCCTTCCTCCCCTGGCTCGCCCTCGGTCCGCGGATCGGCTTCGCCCTCGGACATCTGCTGCGCGCCGAGGAGTTGTACGGCATCGACCGCCCCGCGACCGTCCGCGCGGCCGTCGAGGAAGTCGCCGGCCGGCTGCCGGGCACGTGGGGTGAGTCCCACCGCCTGGCTCCCTGGCGGGCGCTGCCCGGCACCTCGTACGACGAACCGGGCCTGTCCGGCGATCACGACTGTGTGCTGTGCACCTCCTCCGTGCCCGGCACCACCGATCTGGCCGCGCGCGGTCCGGCCGCCCGCTATGTGTGGGATCTGGCCCGCCGGGAGGACAGCGGCTGGGCGGTGCCGTTCGGCGCCTCCGGGGTGCCGGGCTCGGCCCACCACCGGGACCAGCTCCCGCTGTGGACCAGGGGAGATCTGGTCCCGGTCGTCACCGACTTCGACGCACTCATCAAGGAAACCGATGTCTGA
- a CDS encoding siderophore-interacting protein — protein MGQGHGWEGAVLKLLRAKDFVFTVTGAEDVTEHYRRLHLSDGGMLATTGVHPTMWVRLWFDNGSKPHQRAYTLVDPDLAAGTFSLEFALHEGVASGWARAAQPGDTIEATVHGTGFEEPSPTPTHVFAMGDPASLPAINSLLDALGSAPATIWFEGGADELPCRADPSRHELRQVLRLDSGTHLVERVKADLPDLLKGTSDPYVWIACDTATTRRLSAYVRKELGVPKERMHALGYWRAS, from the coding sequence ATGGGGCAGGGGCACGGCTGGGAGGGTGCGGTCCTCAAACTGCTGCGCGCGAAGGACTTCGTGTTCACGGTGACCGGCGCCGAGGACGTCACCGAGCACTACCGGCGGCTCCACCTCAGCGACGGCGGCATGCTCGCGACGACCGGCGTCCACCCCACGATGTGGGTACGCCTGTGGTTTGACAACGGAAGCAAGCCGCACCAGCGGGCGTACACCCTCGTCGACCCGGACCTCGCGGCCGGCACCTTCAGCCTGGAGTTCGCCCTGCACGAGGGCGTCGCCAGTGGCTGGGCACGGGCGGCGCAGCCCGGCGACACCATCGAGGCGACGGTCCACGGCACCGGGTTCGAGGAGCCGAGCCCCACCCCGACCCACGTCTTCGCGATGGGCGACCCGGCCTCGCTGCCCGCCATCAACTCCCTGCTCGACGCGCTGGGTTCCGCCCCGGCCACCATCTGGTTCGAGGGCGGCGCCGACGAGCTGCCCTGCCGCGCCGACCCGTCCCGCCACGAGCTGCGCCAGGTACTGCGGCTCGACTCCGGCACACATCTCGTCGAGCGGGTGAAGGCGGACCTGCCGGACCTGCTCAAGGGCACTTCGGACCCGTATGTCTGGATCGCCTGCGACACGGCGACGACGCGCAGGCTGAGCGCATACGTCCGCAAGGAACTCGGCGTCCCCAAGGAGCGGATGCACGCACTGGGGTACTGGCGCGCGTCCTGA